In Plutella xylostella chromosome 3, ilPluXylo3.1, whole genome shotgun sequence, the following proteins share a genomic window:
- the LOC125488889 gene encoding mitochondrial import receptor subunit TOM40 homolog, with product MDINDETLKADINNLLTSLKNLLPKKKDIPFIKIQPRARMTRLSDVHLEAKTVFPNCFLGAKVVVLRRVMDRLKLVQEYNFGKQKDTYKSFEQLLQKEMEPKPDGKITIDLAGAITASYTERIDGGYEMRLTSKIRDIISSDTELLFERTAEKSVGSIGFSLKDIDPTNMKVVTQYIHKVYPGCSLGTEISFRPLSYPIVPEYSLSARYERPSFVVSSTVAKTGFQICLYKQFAPGLGIATVVNEGHRGGPAILGFALQKQYDNGSELKIFVDSQRCGGFTLQKDVVFQEHSADDRVLRLVASTLIDRQRRVRLGFGFNLDF from the coding sequence atggACATAAACGATGAAACGCTTAAAGCCGACATCAACAACCTTCTCACCTCCCTAAAAAACCTACTACCGAAGAAGAAAGATATTCCATTCATAAAGATACAACCGCGAGCGAGGATGACGCGGCTGAGTGACGTGCACTTGGAGGCCAAAACAGTGTTCCCCAACTGCTTCCTCGGCGCGAAAGTTGTCGTTCTAAGGCGAGTGATGGATCGACTCAAACTAGTCCAGGAGTACAACTTCGGAAAGCAAAAGGACACGTACAAGTCGTTCGAACAACTACTGCAGAAGGAAATGGAGCCAAAACCCGACGGGAAAATAACCATCGACCTCGCGGGAGCTATCACAGCTAGCTACACGGAGAGAATAGACGGAGGATACGAGATGAGGCTCACGTCTAAAATCAGAGATATCATTTCATCAGACACCGAGTTACTATTCGAAAGAACCGCTGAGAAATCCGTCGGCTCGATTGGATTCTCCCTCAAAGACATTGACCCTACTAATATGAAGGTTGTGACTCAGTACATACACAAGGTCTACCCTGGCTGCAGTTTGGGGACAGAGATTAGTTTCAGGCCGCTTTCCTACCCGATAGTGCCGGAATATTCGCTGAGCGCGCGCTACGAGCGGCCGAGCTTTGTGGTGTCTTCGACTGTTGCAAAGACAGGCTTCCAGATCTGCTTGTACAAGCAGTTTGCTCCAGGTCTCGGCATAGCGACGGTGGTGAATGAGGGCCACAGGGGCGGGCCCGCCATCCTTGGCTTCGCGCTACAGAAGCAGTACGACAACGGATCAGAGTTGAAGATCTTTGTGGACTCGCAGCGGTGTGGAGGGTTCACGTTGCAGAAGGATGTCGTCTTCCAAGAACACAGTGCTGACGACCGCGTCCTGCGATTGGTCGCCAGCACTCTCATAGACCGGCAACGGAGGGTACGGCTAGGGTTCGGTTTCAACCTAGATTTCTAG